One Prunus dulcis chromosome 8, ALMONDv2, whole genome shotgun sequence DNA window includes the following coding sequences:
- the LOC117638130 gene encoding protein BASIC PENTACYSTEINE4 isoform X1, with protein sequence MQSADSRRGGQTLAVNNSKMDDGRQHENGRHKMDYYRGAASPWNMATQQQAKEPNALVMNKKIMSIIAERDAAIRERNAALTEKNEALAAREEALRQRDEALAQRDTAMMERDNAFAALHMRDNAVNFPLGGGVQRGAKRLHHPSNHSVTLAEAHYSTKDMHITDAFPISVISADTVKSRQTKRAKENKASRASKPSRKKVGEDLNRQASSDGIKYKSEWDTHDLGLNLVSFDDSTMPVPVCSCTGVPRQCYKWGNGGWQSSCCTTHMSMYPLPQMPNKRHARMGGRKMSGSVFTRLLSRLAADGHDLSIPLDLKEYWARHGTNRYITIK encoded by the exons ATGCAGTCAGCAGATAGCAGGAGAGGAGGACAGA CACTTGCTGTTAATAATTCAAAAATGGATGATGGTCGGCAACATGAAAATGGGAGACACAAGATGGACTATTACAGAGGGGCGGCCTCTCCG TGGAATATGGCGACCCAGCAGCAAGCGAAGGAACCAAATGCCCTAGTCATGAACAAGAAGATCATGTCCATTATTGCCGAGAGGGATGCTGCTATTCGAGAACGGAATGCAGCACTTACTGAAAAGAATGAAGCCTTAGCTGCAAGAGAAGAGGCTCTCCGTCAGCGAGATGAGGCACTTGCTCAGCGTGATACTGCCATGATGGAACGAGACAATGCCTTTGCGGCCCTTCATATGCGGGACAATGCTGTGAACTTCCCATTGGGTGGTGGAGTTCAACGTGGAGCCAAGCGCCTGCACCACCCTTCAAACCATTCAGTTACACTGGCTGAGGCTCATTACAGCACAAAAGATATGCATATAACTGATGCCTTCCCTATTTCAGTTATATCTGCTGATACTGTCAAGTCACGTCAGACAAAGCGAGCAAAGGAGAACAAGGCATCCAGGGCATCAAAGCCGTCACGAAAGAAAGTAGGCGAAGATTTGAATAGGCAGGCTTCATCTGATGGGATAAAGTATAAATCAGAGTGGGATACTCATGATTTGGGATTGAATCTTGTCTCTTTTGATGATTCTACAATGCCAGTGCCAGTTTGCTCATGCACTGGAGTACCACGCCAGTGCTACAAATGGGGGAATGGTGGGTGGCAGTCATCTTGTTGCACCACCCATATGTCCATGTATCCACTACCGCAGATGCCAAATAAGCGCCATGCCCGGATGGGTGGGCGCAAGATGAGTGGAAGTGTTTTTACAAGATTGCTCAGTCGGCTAGCAGCAGATGGTCATGATCTGTCAATACCACTGGATCTGAAGGAATACTGGGCCAGACATGGGACAAATCGCTACATAACGATCAAGTAG
- the LOC117638130 gene encoding protein BASIC PENTACYSTEINE4 isoform X2 produces MDDGRQHENGRHKMDYYRGAASPWNMATQQQAKEPNALVMNKKIMSIIAERDAAIRERNAALTEKNEALAAREEALRQRDEALAQRDTAMMERDNAFAALHMRDNAVNFPLGGGVQRGAKRLHHPSNHSVTLAEAHYSTKDMHITDAFPISVISADTVKSRQTKRAKENKASRASKPSRKKVGEDLNRQASSDGIKYKSEWDTHDLGLNLVSFDDSTMPVPVCSCTGVPRQCYKWGNGGWQSSCCTTHMSMYPLPQMPNKRHARMGGRKMSGSVFTRLLSRLAADGHDLSIPLDLKEYWARHGTNRYITIK; encoded by the exons ATGGATGATGGTCGGCAACATGAAAATGGGAGACACAAGATGGACTATTACAGAGGGGCGGCCTCTCCG TGGAATATGGCGACCCAGCAGCAAGCGAAGGAACCAAATGCCCTAGTCATGAACAAGAAGATCATGTCCATTATTGCCGAGAGGGATGCTGCTATTCGAGAACGGAATGCAGCACTTACTGAAAAGAATGAAGCCTTAGCTGCAAGAGAAGAGGCTCTCCGTCAGCGAGATGAGGCACTTGCTCAGCGTGATACTGCCATGATGGAACGAGACAATGCCTTTGCGGCCCTTCATATGCGGGACAATGCTGTGAACTTCCCATTGGGTGGTGGAGTTCAACGTGGAGCCAAGCGCCTGCACCACCCTTCAAACCATTCAGTTACACTGGCTGAGGCTCATTACAGCACAAAAGATATGCATATAACTGATGCCTTCCCTATTTCAGTTATATCTGCTGATACTGTCAAGTCACGTCAGACAAAGCGAGCAAAGGAGAACAAGGCATCCAGGGCATCAAAGCCGTCACGAAAGAAAGTAGGCGAAGATTTGAATAGGCAGGCTTCATCTGATGGGATAAAGTATAAATCAGAGTGGGATACTCATGATTTGGGATTGAATCTTGTCTCTTTTGATGATTCTACAATGCCAGTGCCAGTTTGCTCATGCACTGGAGTACCACGCCAGTGCTACAAATGGGGGAATGGTGGGTGGCAGTCATCTTGTTGCACCACCCATATGTCCATGTATCCACTACCGCAGATGCCAAATAAGCGCCATGCCCGGATGGGTGGGCGCAAGATGAGTGGAAGTGTTTTTACAAGATTGCTCAGTCGGCTAGCAGCAGATGGTCATGATCTGTCAATACCACTGGATCTGAAGGAATACTGGGCCAGACATGGGACAAATCGCTACATAACGATCAAGTAG
- the LOC117637368 gene encoding ubiquitin recognition factor in ER-associated degradation protein 1 — protein MYFDGYGYHGTSFEQTYRCYPASFIEKPQIESGDKIIMPPSALDRLASLHIDYPMLFELQNDSAERVSHCGVLEFIAEEGMIYMPYWMMENMLLQEGDIVRVKNVTLPKGTYVKLQPHTKDFLDISNPKAILETTLRNFSCLTTGDSIMVAYNNKKYYIDIIEAKPSHAISIIETDCEVDFAPPLDYKEPEKPVASGPLNKAAAQVEEDPAEMEPKFNPFTGAGRRLDGRPLKYEPAPVSSSGSKDKKPMVTNGNAQPSTGSSSQATSRQAQGKLVFGGNANRAPKETQKEAAKETKKEEQAEKKEDPKFQPFTGKKYSLRG, from the exons ATG TATTTTGATGGTTATGGGTATCACGGGACTTCATTCGAGCAGACATATCGATGTTATCCTGCATCTTTTATTGAGAAG CCACAAATTGAAAGTGGTGATAAAA ttATAATGCCTCCCTCAGCCCTTGATCGCCTTG CATCTTTACACATTGATTATCCAATGTTGTTTGAGCTTCAAAATGATTCTGCTGAGCGGGTCTCTCATTGTGGGGTGCTGGAGTTCATTGCAGAAGAAGGCATGATCTATATGCCTTATTGG ATGATGGAGAATATGCTTTTGCAAGAAGGTGATATTGTGCGAGTGAAAAATGTGACTCTTCCAAAGGGAACATATGTTAAATTGCAACCCCATACAAAGGACTTTCTAGATATCTCAAATCCAAAAGCGAT CTTGGAGACAACACTGAGGAATTTTTCTTGCTTAACCACGGGGGATAGTATTATGGTAGCATATAACAACAAGAAGTATTATATAGATATTATAGAAGCAAAGCCTTCTCACGCAATAAGTATTATTGAGACAGACTGTGAGGTGGACTTTGCACCTCCTCTTGACTATAAGGAACCGGAAAAGCCTGTTGCATCTGGTCCTCTAAACAAGGCAGCTGCTCAAG TTGAAGAGGATCCTGCTGAGATGGAGCCGAAATTCAACCCTTTTACTGGAGCTGGGAGACGCTTGGATGGGAGGCCTTTGAAGTATGAGCCGGCACCAGTTTCTTCCTCAGGTTCAAAAGACAAGAAACCTATGGTCACCAACGGTAATGCACAGCCTTCTACGGGATCTAGTTCACAAGCTACCAGTCGTCAAGCTCAGGGAAAGCTTGTTTTCGGAGGAAATGCCAACCGTGCTCCAAAGGAAACACAAAAG GAAGCTGCAAAGGAGACTAAAAAAGAGGAGCAGGCCGAAAAGAAAGAAGACCCGAAGTTCCAGCCCTTTACAGGAAAAAAATACTCATTGAGGGGTTGA